The Thermoflexus hugenholtzii JAD2 genome has a window encoding:
- a CDS encoding nucleoside hydrolase, whose translation MDGGVDDLMALALLLTIPNVEVIGVLVTPADCYLEPALSATRKLLALRQRTEIPVAGSQVRGQNPFPALFRKDAFILDLLPGLNDRDREGPPLASEEGSAFLIRRLQEARRPVTLLVTGPLTHLAEALAQEPGLAYAVEELLWMGGALDVPGNVDPLLEPGHDGTAEWNAYWDPPAVQKVLRSSIPIRMFPLDVTEKVPVTPDLVRRLARQRHYPLSDLAAQAYATVAWSGYRMWDVLTTAWLARPELFTFEDMEIEVELEGRSQGRIRRRPGGRRVQVATHVDVERFYAFVLEAWAR comes from the coding sequence ATGGATGGAGGGGTTGATGATCTCATGGCCCTGGCCCTTCTACTCACCATACCGAATGTGGAGGTCATCGGGGTCCTGGTCACGCCTGCGGATTGCTATCTCGAACCCGCCCTCTCGGCAACCCGAAAGCTCCTCGCTCTTCGACAGCGAACGGAGATCCCGGTGGCTGGAAGTCAGGTTCGGGGTCAGAACCCATTCCCGGCCCTCTTCCGGAAAGATGCTTTCATCCTCGATCTTCTTCCGGGTCTCAATGATCGGGATCGAGAGGGGCCCCCCCTCGCGTCCGAGGAGGGCTCTGCTTTCCTGATCCGGCGTCTACAGGAGGCTCGGCGCCCGGTGACCTTGCTGGTGACCGGCCCTCTCACCCATCTGGCCGAGGCGCTGGCCCAGGAGCCCGGGCTGGCCTATGCGGTGGAAGAGCTGCTCTGGATGGGCGGCGCGCTGGATGTGCCGGGGAATGTGGATCCCCTCCTGGAGCCGGGCCATGATGGGACCGCGGAGTGGAACGCCTACTGGGATCCGCCAGCTGTGCAAAAAGTGCTTCGCTCCTCTATCCCGATTCGTATGTTTCCGCTGGACGTAACGGAGAAAGTCCCGGTGACCCCCGACCTGGTGCGGCGTCTGGCCCGCCAGCGCCATTATCCTCTGTCTGACCTGGCCGCTCAGGCCTATGCGACGGTGGCCTGGTCTGGATATCGCATGTGGGATGTCCTGACCACGGCTTGGCTGGCCCGTCCGGAGCTGTTCACCTTTGAGGACATGGAGATCGAGGTGGAGCTCGAAGGCCGGAGTCAGGGCCGGATCCGACGCCGACCCGGTGGGCGCAGGGTTCAGGTCGCTACGCACGTGGATGTGGAGCGATTCTACGCCTTCGTGCTGGAGGCATGGGCGCGTTGA
- the corA gene encoding magnesium/cobalt transporter CorA has translation MSIRWVIPGGGAEVSTREEAIPAFLARSDGFLWLDLCPPEEADRQRLREAFGFHPLALEDAFRARERPKVDAYPDHYFIAFYAVGYETEDGLSLRPLHIFAGPRYVVTIRSQPIPEVEQVIARWQGPERQRVPTSGSVVYDLLDAVVDGYFPALDRIAEEVEELEERLFAGGDGRLVEAIFQVRKTLLELRRVVAPEREVINLLLRHELPVFRPEDMAYFQDLYDRLVRLIESIDLYRDMLSGALESYLSLQSNRLNEIVKVLTIASIILMADALVAGIYGMNFRYMPELEWPWGYPMALLMMAGISAGLALFFRRRGWL, from the coding sequence ATGAGCATCCGTTGGGTGATCCCGGGGGGAGGCGCAGAGGTTTCAACGAGGGAGGAGGCCATCCCGGCCTTCCTCGCCCGCTCCGACGGCTTCCTCTGGTTGGACCTATGCCCCCCGGAGGAGGCGGATCGCCAGCGGCTCCGGGAGGCCTTCGGGTTCCATCCCCTGGCCCTGGAGGATGCCTTTCGGGCGCGGGAGCGGCCCAAGGTCGATGCCTACCCCGATCACTACTTCATCGCCTTTTACGCGGTGGGATATGAGACGGAGGACGGGCTGTCCCTCCGCCCCCTCCACATCTTCGCCGGCCCTCGCTATGTGGTCACCATCCGCTCCCAGCCGATCCCGGAGGTGGAGCAGGTCATCGCTCGCTGGCAGGGTCCGGAACGACAGCGGGTGCCCACGTCCGGGAGCGTGGTCTATGATCTCCTCGATGCCGTCGTGGACGGTTACTTCCCGGCCCTGGATCGGATCGCGGAGGAGGTGGAGGAGCTGGAGGAGCGGCTGTTTGCGGGAGGCGACGGCCGTCTGGTGGAGGCGATCTTCCAGGTGCGCAAGACCCTGCTGGAGCTACGCCGGGTGGTGGCCCCGGAGCGCGAGGTGATCAACCTTCTGCTGCGGCATGAGCTCCCCGTCTTCCGCCCGGAGGACATGGCCTACTTCCAGGACCTCTACGACCGGCTGGTCCGGCTGATCGAGAGCATCGATCTTTACCGGGATATGCTCTCAGGAGCTCTGGAGAGCTATCTCTCCCTCCAGTCCAATCGCCTGAACGAGATCGTCAAGGTCCTCACCATCGCCTCCATCATCCTGATGGCCGACGCCCTGGTGGCCGGGATCTACGGGATGAACTTTCGCTACATGCCAGAGCTGGAGTGGCCATGGGGGTATCCCATGGCCCTCCTGATGATGGCGGGGATCAGCGCCGGCCTGGCGCTCTTCTTCCGCCGGCGGGGCTGGCTGTGA
- the ltaE gene encoding low-specificity L-threonine aldolase — MLDGWIDLRSDTVTHPTPAMREAMARAEVGDDVFGEDPTVRRLEEVAAERMGKEAALFVASGTMANLVSLLTHCGRGDEVIVGDQAHTFLSEVGGMAALGGIHPRPVPNQPDGTLRLEDIEAAIRTEDVHHPRTRLIALENTHNRCMGAALPPDYLRAVRALADRHGLRVHIDGARIFNAAVALRVPAAELARHADTVTFCLSKGLCAPVGSLICGPAAFIREARRVRKMVGGGMRQAGVLAAAGLVALETMVDRLAEDHRRARRLAEGLAEIPGIRIEAHRVQTNIVIFELDPQLPLPEEAFLAALAERRVKILRWGPRRFRAVTHYWIDDTDIDQALRAIAEVVGQAMRGPHLS; from the coding sequence ATGCTGGACGGATGGATCGATTTGCGCAGCGACACGGTGACGCATCCCACACCAGCCATGCGGGAGGCCATGGCCCGGGCGGAGGTGGGGGATGATGTGTTCGGGGAGGACCCGACGGTGCGGCGGCTGGAGGAAGTGGCCGCCGAGCGGATGGGGAAGGAGGCCGCCCTCTTCGTCGCCAGCGGCACCATGGCCAACCTGGTCTCCCTCCTCACCCATTGCGGCCGGGGCGACGAGGTGATCGTAGGAGATCAGGCCCACACGTTCCTCTCCGAAGTAGGCGGGATGGCCGCCCTGGGCGGCATCCATCCCCGCCCAGTCCCCAACCAGCCCGACGGCACCTTGCGCCTGGAGGACATCGAGGCGGCCATCCGGACGGAGGATGTGCATCATCCGCGGACCCGGCTGATCGCCCTGGAGAACACTCATAACCGCTGCATGGGCGCGGCGCTGCCGCCGGATTATCTCCGGGCGGTGCGGGCCCTGGCCGACCGGCATGGGCTGCGCGTCCACATCGACGGCGCCCGGATCTTCAACGCGGCGGTGGCGCTAAGGGTGCCAGCGGCGGAGCTGGCCCGGCACGCGGACACGGTGACTTTTTGTCTCAGCAAGGGGCTATGCGCGCCGGTGGGCTCGCTGATCTGTGGGCCCGCCGCGTTCATCCGGGAGGCCCGCCGGGTGCGCAAGATGGTGGGCGGAGGCATGCGGCAAGCCGGAGTGCTGGCCGCCGCCGGCCTGGTCGCCCTAGAGACGATGGTGGATCGTCTGGCGGAGGATCACCGGCGGGCCCGGCGCCTGGCCGAGGGCCTGGCGGAGATCCCCGGGATCCGCATCGAAGCCCATCGGGTGCAGACCAACATCGTGATCTTCGAGCTGGACCCTCAGCTGCCGCTTCCAGAGGAGGCGTTCCTCGCCGCCCTGGCCGAGCGCCGGGTGAAGATCCTGCGCTGGGGTCCCCGGCGCTTCCGGGCCGTGACCCACTACTGGATCGATGACACAGACATCGATCAAGCCCTCCGGGCCATCGCGGAGGTGGTAGGCCAGGCGATGCGTGGGCCTCACCTCTCGTGA